The Skermanella pratensis genome has a window encoding:
- a CDS encoding Bug family tripartite tricarboxylate transporter substrate binding protein yields the protein MDHSTRITRRALCGGMAAAGLLAGLMPGLPMSRALAQSYPQRNFRVIIPTGQGGGAERLARAFDDAWSDLLKRQFEYTFHPGAAGQIGYELFVKQREADGYNLLFGNMGPEMIMYAVQKPDYRFPEDFIYFSRTDIDDSCIFVRNDSPYKDLKSVVEAAKKRPVNVAVSRIPHPASIGMLALGEATGSTYNLIPYGGGNPTYVAVMNGEADIGALPITGVLSLSSQFKVLGVFNRENIFAGITDNAPTVNGAFGTSIPDLYSSRAWAVHSSWADANPEDFALLERTSQEAHASAEFQDAFVKTGAPVESLKYGDRQVCTEYALAMLDLAKRYEPVLSAQR from the coding sequence ATGGATCACTCGACGCGCATCACCCGCCGGGCGCTGTGCGGCGGCATGGCCGCCGCCGGACTGCTGGCCGGGCTCATGCCAGGACTGCCTATGTCCCGCGCCTTGGCGCAGTCCTACCCCCAGCGGAACTTCCGCGTGATCATCCCGACTGGACAGGGCGGCGGCGCCGAAAGACTGGCCCGCGCCTTCGACGATGCCTGGTCGGATCTGCTCAAGCGGCAGTTCGAATACACCTTCCATCCCGGCGCCGCCGGGCAGATCGGCTACGAACTTTTCGTCAAGCAGCGCGAGGCCGACGGCTATAACCTGCTGTTCGGCAACATGGGACCCGAGATGATCATGTACGCGGTCCAGAAGCCCGACTACAGGTTCCCGGAGGACTTCATCTATTTCAGCCGGACCGACATCGACGACAGCTGCATCTTCGTGCGGAACGACTCTCCCTACAAGGACCTGAAGTCGGTGGTCGAGGCGGCCAAGAAGCGTCCCGTGAACGTGGCGGTCAGCCGGATTCCGCACCCGGCCTCGATCGGCATGCTGGCGCTTGGGGAAGCGACCGGCTCGACCTACAACCTGATCCCCTATGGCGGCGGCAATCCGACCTACGTCGCCGTGATGAACGGCGAGGCCGACATCGGCGCGCTGCCCATCACCGGCGTGCTGTCGCTGTCCAGCCAGTTCAAGGTGCTCGGCGTCTTCAACCGCGAGAACATCTTCGCCGGAATCACCGACAACGCGCCGACGGTCAACGGAGCCTTCGGCACCTCGATCCCGGACCTCTATTCGTCGCGGGCCTGGGCGGTGCATTCCAGTTGGGCCGATGCCAACCCGGAGGATTTCGCCCTGCTGGAACGCACGTCGCAGGAGGCCCACGCCTCGGCCGAGTTCCAGGACGCCTTCGTCAAGACGGGAGCCCCGGTCGAATCCCTGAAATACGGCGACCGCCAGGTCTGCACCGAATACGCCCTGGCGATGCTCGACCTGGCGAAGCGCTACGAACCGGTGCTCAGCGCGCAGCGATAG
- a CDS encoding alpha/beta hydrolase, translating to MTQAQASHETSPGGVSPSGREHWTTKDDVRLFLWEKPAVAGSGKRGTILFVHGSSMASTPTFDLQVPGRDDSSVMDFFARRGFDTWCVDMEGYGRSDKHRSVTSNISDGADDLAAASAYIKAERGCGPLLVYGISSGALRAALFAERHPDRVARLALDAMVWTGEGSPTLAERRKKLPQFKSGKRRPIDRAFVHSIFTRDHPGTADETVVDAFADAILALDDSMPVGTYIDMCENLPLVDPARITMPTLVMRGEYDGIAGFDDLLKFFALLPNPDKQFAVMPGIAHASFQQKNHAIVYHILSSFFEQPAPVYRG from the coding sequence ATGACGCAAGCTCAAGCCTCCCACGAAACATCGCCCGGCGGCGTTTCACCCAGCGGCAGGGAACACTGGACGACCAAGGACGACGTGCGGCTGTTCCTCTGGGAAAAGCCCGCGGTCGCCGGCTCCGGGAAACGGGGCACGATCCTGTTCGTCCACGGCTCGTCCATGGCCTCGACCCCGACCTTCGATCTCCAGGTTCCCGGTCGCGACGACTCCTCCGTCATGGACTTCTTCGCCCGTCGCGGCTTCGACACCTGGTGCGTCGACATGGAAGGCTACGGCCGGTCGGACAAGCACCGGAGCGTCACGTCGAACATATCGGACGGCGCCGACGACCTCGCCGCCGCGTCCGCCTACATCAAGGCCGAACGCGGCTGCGGCCCTCTGCTGGTCTACGGCATATCGTCGGGCGCCCTGCGCGCCGCGCTGTTCGCCGAGCGCCATCCCGATCGCGTCGCGCGCCTGGCCCTCGACGCCATGGTGTGGACCGGTGAGGGGAGCCCGACGCTGGCCGAGCGGCGCAAGAAGCTGCCCCAGTTCAAGTCCGGGAAGCGGCGGCCGATCGACCGGGCCTTCGTTCATTCGATCTTCACCCGCGACCACCCGGGCACCGCCGACGAGACGGTGGTCGACGCCTTCGCCGACGCGATCCTGGCGCTGGACGATTCGATGCCGGTCGGGACCTATATCGACATGTGCGAGAACCTGCCGCTGGTCGACCCGGCCCGCATCACGATGCCGACCCTGGTGATGCGCGGTGAGTATGACGGGATCGCCGGCTTCGACGACCTGCTGAAGTTCTTCGCGCTGCTGCCCAACCCCGACAAGCAGTTCGCGGTGATGCCGGGCATCGCCCATGCCAGCTTCCAGCAGAAGAACCACGCGATCGTCTACCATATCCTGAGCTCTTTCTTCGAGCAGCCGGCTCCCGTCTACCGCGGGTGA
- a CDS encoding aldo/keto reductase yields MERRSLGNAGLRVSAIGLGCSGMTGDYGVPDDVESTATIHRAIELGVTFFDTSDAYADGRNEQLIAGAIAGRREGLVLATKFGNIRGPNGERGGVNGRPDHVFKACEASLRRLGVDVVDLFYQHRVDPDVPIEETVGAMAKLVEQGKVRFLGLCEAGPETIRRAHATHPISALQMEYSLWSRDVEERVLPVLRELGIGLVPYSPLGRGFLTGAFRRRDDLIPTDRRHAHPRFQEGNFESNLALLDVLDRIARTRRLAPAQVALAWVLSRGPDIVPIPGTKRRSWLEQNVAASEVRLEDADLAALAKAFPPGAACGPRYPEAQLRRLGI; encoded by the coding sequence ATGGAGCGTCGCAGCCTGGGAAACGCCGGTCTCCGCGTTTCCGCCATCGGACTCGGCTGTTCGGGCATGACCGGCGACTACGGAGTTCCCGACGATGTCGAGTCCACCGCCACCATCCACCGCGCCATCGAGCTTGGCGTCACCTTCTTCGACACGTCGGACGCCTACGCCGACGGCCGCAACGAGCAACTGATCGCCGGCGCGATCGCCGGGCGGCGCGAGGGTCTGGTCCTGGCGACCAAGTTCGGCAACATCCGGGGCCCCAACGGCGAAAGGGGAGGGGTGAACGGCCGCCCCGATCATGTGTTCAAAGCCTGCGAGGCGAGCCTCCGCCGCCTGGGCGTCGACGTGGTCGACCTCTTCTACCAGCACCGGGTCGACCCCGATGTGCCGATCGAGGAGACGGTCGGCGCCATGGCCAAGCTGGTCGAGCAGGGCAAGGTCCGTTTCCTCGGCCTGTGCGAGGCGGGGCCGGAGACCATCCGCAGGGCCCATGCGACACACCCCATCTCCGCGCTCCAGATGGAATACTCGCTGTGGAGCCGGGATGTCGAGGAACGCGTCCTGCCGGTGCTGCGGGAGTTGGGAATCGGCCTGGTGCCGTACAGCCCCCTCGGCAGGGGTTTCCTGACCGGAGCCTTCCGCCGGCGCGACGACCTGATCCCGACCGACCGGCGCCACGCCCATCCCCGTTTCCAGGAAGGCAATTTCGAATCCAATCTCGCCCTGCTGGACGTCCTGGACCGCATCGCCCGGACGCGGCGTCTGGCGCCCGCGCAGGTGGCCCTGGCCTGGGTGCTGTCCCGCGGTCCCGACATCGTGCCGATCCCGGGGACCAAGCGCCGCTCCTGGCTGGAGCAGAACGTGGCGGCATCGGAGGTTCGCCTGGAGGACGCCGATCTCGCCGCGCTGGCGAAGGCTTTTCCGCCGGGCGCCGCCTGCGGTCCGCGTTACCCGGAAGCGCAGCTGCGCCGGCTCGGAATCTGA